A genomic stretch from Candidatus Hinthialibacter antarcticus includes:
- a CDS encoding sigma-70 family RNA polymerase sigma factor, with protein MNEQNEHTLASSDEEHEVIRACQAGDETAFEQLYRLYSGQVFSIAMRVTGSQPEAEEVTQEVFVSVYKNIHRFEFQSAFSTWLYRIVVRRAADSFRKVKKHIINRISMDSDEHAPVYSLADKGHTPREALVDSQNENTLERAVQKLGTKHRTIVVLRYVQDLSYEEIAQVLECRIGTVKSRLNRAHKLLKQHLEEMEYKV; from the coding sequence TTGAACGAACAGAATGAACATACGCTGGCTTCTTCTGATGAAGAACATGAAGTCATTCGCGCCTGTCAGGCAGGCGACGAAACTGCGTTTGAACAGTTATACCGCTTGTACAGCGGTCAAGTGTTTAGCATTGCGATGCGCGTGACCGGGTCGCAACCCGAAGCCGAAGAAGTCACCCAGGAGGTGTTTGTTTCCGTTTATAAAAACATTCACCGCTTCGAGTTTCAATCAGCCTTCTCGACCTGGCTCTATCGCATCGTAGTTCGACGAGCGGCGGATTCGTTTCGCAAAGTAAAGAAACACATCATCAACCGCATCTCGATGGACTCAGACGAACACGCGCCGGTCTATTCGCTGGCCGACAAAGGCCACACGCCCCGCGAGGCGTTGGTTGATTCTCAAAACGAAAACACGCTGGAACGCGCGGTCCAAAAACTGGGAACCAAACATCGAACCATCGTCGTTCTGCGGTATGTACAAGATTTAAGCTATGAAGAAATCGCCCAGGTATTAGAATGCCGTATCGGTACCGTAAAGTCGCGATTGAACCGGGCGCATAAACTGTTAAAGCAACACTTGGAAGAAATGGAATATAAAGTCTGA